The bacterium nucleotide sequence TCGTACTAGGCGGGCCGGGCGGGCCCTTTCAAACGCCGCCGGCTGTGATTATCTTGTTTCCCGGAGCGGCTCCGCCGCTTGGACACCAACAGGAGACAGTGCCATGCAGACCCCGTGGACGGATCAGAAGATCCAGGAGCGCATGCGGCTGAAGGTCGGCCTCGCCGAGATGCTCAAGGGCGGCGTCATCATGGACGTCACCAACGCCGAGCAGGCCAAGATCGCCGAGGAGGCCGGCGCGGTGGCCGTCATGGCGCTGGAGCGCATCCCCGCCGACATCCGCCGCGACGGCGGCATCGCGCGGATGAGCCAGCCCGCGATGATCAAGCAGATCCAGGACACGGTGTCGATCCCGGTCATGGCCAAGTGCCGCATCGGCCACTTCGCCGAGGCCCAGATCCTCGAGGCCCTCGGCGTCGACTTCATCGACGAGTCGGAGGTCCTGACCCCCGCCGACGAGAAGAACCACGTCGACAAGTGGGCCTTCAAGGTGCCCTTCGTCTGCGGCTGCCGCGACCTGGGCGAGGCCCTGCGCCGCATCGGCGAGGGCGCCGCCATGATCCGCACCAAGGGCGAGGCCGGCAGCGGCAACATCGTCGAGGCCGTCCGCCACATGCGCCAGGTGCAGGAGGGCCTCCGCCGCCTGACGGTGCTGCGCGAGGACGAACTGATGCACGAGGCCAAGGAGCTGGGCGCCCCCTACCACATCGTGCTCGAGGTCGCGAAGACCGGCAAGCTGCCGGTGCCCAACTTCGCCGCCGGCGGCGTCGCCACCCCGGCCGACGCCAGCCTGATGATGCAGCTGGGCGCCGAGACGGTCTTCGTCGGTTCGGGCATCTTCAAGAGCAAGGACCCGAAGCCCCGCGCCGAGGCCATCGTGCAGGCCGTCACGTTCTACAAGGACCCCGCGAAGCTGCTGGAGATCAGCATGCACCTCGGCGAGCCGATGAGCGGGCTGGACATCGCGACCATGCCCGAGGACCAGAAGATGGCGGGGCGCGGCTGGTAGCCGCGGCGCGCATGACCGGACATCCCATCGGCATCCTCGCCCTGCAGGGCGACTTCGCACTCCACGCCGCGGCCCTGGACCGGCAGGGCGAGGCGTACCTCTACGTGCGCCGTCCGCAGGAACTGGCCGCGTGCCGCGGCCTGATCATCCCCGGTGGCGAGAGCACGACGATGACCCGCCTCATGGACATCGTGGGCCTGCGCCAGCCGATCCTGGACTTCGCCGCCGCCGGCAAGCCGATCCTGGGCACCTGCGCGGGGCTGATCATGCTGGCGGCGCGCATCGACGAGGACGTGCGCCGGCACGGCGTGCACCCGCTGGGGCTGCTGGACGTGCTGGTGCGTCGCAACGGCTACGGGCGGCAGGTGGACTCGTTCGTGGACGAGGTCGTCGTCGCCGGACGAGCCGACCCGGTGCAGGGCGTGTTCATCCGGGCGCCGCGGATCCTCGAGGTCGGCGCGGGGGTCGAGGTCGTGGCGACGTGGCGGGGGGAGACGGTGGGGGTGCGGAGCGGGAATGTGACGGGGTTGGCGTTTCATCCCGAAGCAGGGGAGTCGGGGGTCGACCTCCCGATCCACTTCATCTAGCGATCCATAACCGCGAACCAGCCATCGTGGCCTGGGCGTAGGCCCACTCAGCAACGGTTTTTGTCCCTGCCAAGTCGTGCGGCAGCCGCCGCGATTCGTACCAGACAGTCATTTCCGATCCGTGATCTTTGTTGCGCCTCTCCCAGCGCTCGCGATGCGGGCGATCGGCCAGCATGCCGCGTTTGCTGTGATTGCATGGTTTGCACGCAAGCACGAAGTTGTGGCCGAGATCGTGGGGGT carries:
- the pdxS gene encoding pyridoxal 5'-phosphate synthase lyase subunit PdxS; amino-acid sequence: MQTPWTDQKIQERMRLKVGLAEMLKGGVIMDVTNAEQAKIAEEAGAVAVMALERIPADIRRDGGIARMSQPAMIKQIQDTVSIPVMAKCRIGHFAEAQILEALGVDFIDESEVLTPADEKNHVDKWAFKVPFVCGCRDLGEALRRIGEGAAMIRTKGEAGSGNIVEAVRHMRQVQEGLRRLTVLREDELMHEAKELGAPYHIVLEVAKTGKLPVPNFAAGGVATPADASLMMQLGAETVFVGSGIFKSKDPKPRAEAIVQAVTFYKDPAKLLEISMHLGEPMSGLDIATMPEDQKMAGRGW
- the pdxT gene encoding pyridoxal 5'-phosphate synthase glutaminase subunit PdxT — encoded protein: MTGHPIGILALQGDFALHAAALDRQGEAYLYVRRPQELAACRGLIIPGGESTTMTRLMDIVGLRQPILDFAAAGKPILGTCAGLIMLAARIDEDVRRHGVHPLGLLDVLVRRNGYGRQVDSFVDEVVVAGRADPVQGVFIRAPRILEVGAGVEVVATWRGETVGVRSGNVTGLAFHPEAGESGVDLPIHFI